AGTTCTCCCTAAGTGGCCTGTTCACCTCCTTTGTCGGCGCCGTCATTCTGCTGGGTGTGCTGAACCTGATCCAGCGCGGCAAGGTTCGCTAAAACGCGACCACCGGCGAATCTCGCCAGGGAAACACAAGCCTAAAACGCCTGGGCCGGATATGCCGCGCCCGGGCGCTTTTGCGTGTCACATCGGTGAAAATGCAGAAAATTGTCGTTCCGCAAGACAAACAAGGCGATCTCTTCGACAAGTGGCATGGGGCGGAATTGCATCGCCAGTGCTCGCGGCATATTACGAACCTAGGATGAACAGCAATCTTGCACACGGTGCATTATTGAGATAATACACTATAGGAAATGCGAAGATAGCTGTCCGGTTCATCAGGGAGTTATGAACCGGCAAGCCCAACCCCTAATCACCGGGTGAGGGCTGCATAGATGCAATTGAGAGAAGTGCTGAATGAAACACGAGACCAAGATTAGCGGCGAGCGTATTGAAACGCCGGTCGAGTCACCGCTTCACGATGTGGAACAGGACGAGTTGAAGGGCTCTAGCGGTCGTCGCAATCTAATCATTGCGGCTATTGTTGCCGCGGCTGTGATCATCGGCGGCATCGTGTATTTTTCAGGCACCGGCGCGGGAGAGACGAGTGTCGCCGCGGGTGCGGATGAGGGCAGCAGCCAGGCTGTGACGGTTGTCGTTCCGGGCAGCAGCACGGTGGAGCGGGTTATCAACGCCACTGGCACTTTTGCCGCGCGCCGCGAAATGCCGATTGGCGTCGCCGGGGAAGGCGGCCAGGTGATCCGCGTTCTGGTTGAACCTGGCACATGGGTCAAACAGGGCCAGGCGCTGGCGATTATCGACAAAGCCGTCCAGAATCAGCAGTCGCGCGCGCTTGCCGCAGAGATCGGCGTCGCCGAAGCTGATCTTCAACTGGCGCAAAACCAGCTTGAACGCGCCAAGCAGCTTGTCGGACGTGGTTTTATCTCGCAGGCGGATGTTGACCAGCGCACCGCAACCCGCGATCAGGCTATTGCACGGCTGGAAGTCGCCAAGGCGCGGTTGCGCGAACGGCAAGCCGCCAATGCCCGTTTGAACATCGTCGCGCCTGCCAGCGGACTGGTGCTGGAACGTAATGTCGAGCCGGGTCAGGTTGTCGGCGCAGGATCGGGCGTCTTGTTCCGTATGGCTGCAGGCGGCGAGATGGAATTGCGGGCCCAGCTAAGTGAGAGCGATCTTGCCGGGCTGTCCAACGGTGTCACAGCCAAGGTTACCCCGACCGGTACGAGTAAGAGCTTTGAAGGTCAGGTCTGGCAGGTTGCACCGATTATCTCTGAACAATCGCGTCAGGGTATCGCCCGGATTGCCTTGCCTTATGATCCGGCGATACGACCGGGCGGTTTTGGCAGCGTGGCGATTGTTAGCGGCGCGACGGATTCTCCGGTGCTGCCGGAATCGGCGATCCAGAGCGATGCCAAAGGCGCCTATGTCTATATCGTCAGCAAGGATAACAAGGTTGAACGCCGCGATATTGAAACCGGTGGCGTGAATGCCAGCGGTATCACCGTCACCTCGGGCTTGGCCGGCAATGAGAAGGTCGTGCTCTATGCCGCCGGTTTCCTTAACCCTGGTGAGACCGTCAATCCGCAAGTGCGCGGAAACGAGCAGGTCGCCTCGGCAGGCAATGGTGGGTAAAGTTGGGCAGCGCAGCAATGCCACGGCTAACCAGTTGATTGGGACAGGACAATGAATTTTCGTAACATCTCCGCATGGTCCATCCGCAACCCGGTGATCCCGCTGGTATTCTTCACCATGTTGCTGCTGGCTGGAATGCTCAGCTTTGCGCGCATGGACGTTGTCAACAACCCCGATGTTGAGTTTCCTGCGGTCAATGTCACCATAACCCAACCCGGTGCCGCACCAACAGAGATTGAAAACCAGATTACGCAACGGGTGGAGTCAACCGTGCGCTCGATCAGCGGCGTGCGACAGATCACCTCTACGGCCAGCGAGAGCGTTTCCAACACCAGTGTCGAATTTGTCGTAGGCACCGACCCCAATGATGCGGTGTCAGAGGTCAAAAACGCGGTGGACTCGATCAGGGGAAGTCTGCCTGATGGCATTCAGGAGCCGTTTGTCAGCAAGATCGAGATCGCCGGCGGTTTTCTCGGCATCTTCGCGGTTGAAGCCGATGATATGACCATCGAACAGCTGAGCTGGTTTGTCGATGACACTGTTTCAAAGCGGCTGCTCAAGATTAACGGCATGGCCGAAGTGGACCGCTTTGGTGGCGTAGATCGCGAGATTCAGGTGATCGTCGATCCAGCCAAGATGCAGTCGCTCGGCGTGACCGCCAGCCAGATCAACAATGTGCTGCGCCAGGTCAATCTCAATGCTGCTGGCGGGCGGGTCGAAGTCGGCGGCGCCGAGCAATCGGTGCGCGTGCTAGGCAACTCCAAGGACGCCTATGAGCTGTCACAGACTCAGATCAGCCTGCTCAATGGAACGACCATCAAGCTCTCCGATGTCGCCACCGTCCGTGACGGCTTTGCCGAACGAACATCGATCAGCAAGGTGAAGGACAAGGAGGTCGTCAATTTCTCCATGTCGCGCGCCAAAGGCGCGTCCGATGTGTCGACCTATGAAGAGGCACTGGAAGAAATAGCCAAGATTGAGGCGGAAAACCCGGGTATCAAATTCATCAAGCTGTTCAACACCGTCAAATATACGCAAGATCAATATGAAAGCTCTATCGCCGCTATGGTTGAAGGCGCGATATTGGCGGTTGTTGTTGTCTTCTTCTTCCTTCGTGACTGGCGCGCGACCATTATCTCCGCTGTTGCGATCCCGCTGTCTGCCATTCCGACTTTCTGGTTTATGGATTTGCTCGACTTCAATCTTAACCAGCTTTCACTGCTGGCTTTGGGCTTGGTCGCCGGCGTGCTTGTCGATGACGCGATTGTGGAGATCGAGAATATCGTACGCCATATGCGGATGGGCAAATCGGCCTATCAAGCCTCTATCGACGCGGCGGATGAAATCGGCCTGGCAGTTGTTGCCACCTCTTTCTGTATCGTCGCTGTGTTCCTTCCGGTTGGCCTGATGCCAGGCATTTCCGGGCAGTTCTTCAAAAACTTCGGTATTACCGTAGTTGTCTCGGTACTGATGTCGCTGGCGGTTGCGCGCATGATAACGCCGCTTATGGCGGCTTATTTCCTTAAGGCAAAGGGCCATGCCGAACATGGCGAAGGTCCATTGATGGACCGCTATATGGGAATTTTGCGCTGGACCCTCGACAACAGCGCTGCGCAGCGCTTCAAGGCTGCCGGTGACCCTGATGCCGGTTGGTTTGCGCGACTGCCACGTCGCATCGGGGCTCGCTTTCTTGACCATCGCATGTGGATGATGGGCCTCGGTGTCTTGGCATTTCTCCTTACGCTTGTGCTTTTCGCCGTCACGCCGCAACAGTTCCAACCGACCACCAACTCTGACAACAGTCAGATCACTATTAGTGTGGTACCGGGAACCACTCTTCAACAGAAAGAACAGATTGTCGATTCGGTAGCGGAGCTGATGTATGAGCAACCGGAAGTCGAAATGGCGCTGAAACGCGTCCGTTCCGGTAGCGAAAGCAGCATCTTCATTACGCTGAAAAAAGATCGTGAAAAAACTTCGATTGAATGGGAGCGCAATCTTGCACCGGTACTCGCCAAGATTCCCGATGCGCGCGTTCGCTTCCAGTCGCAATCAGGCGGTTTTGGCAGCGGCCGTGATATCACCGTGCTGCTTTCGGGCTCTGACCCGGATGTGCTGCAAAAAGCGGCAGCCGATCTGGTCGAGCAGATGAAAGGGCTCGATACCCTCGTCGCTCCCCGTGTTGAGGGCGATATGAGGCGCCCGGAAATCATCATCGAGCCAAGAACCGAATTGGCAGCGGAACTGGGTATCACCACCGCAGCGCTCAGCCAGACAATCCGCATCGCAACACTGGGTGAGATCGAGCAGAATATTGCCCAATTCTCATTGTCCGACAGGCAAATTCCCATTCGTGTGATGCTGCCGCAGTCTTCACGACAGGACCTTTCAACAATCGAGAATCTGCCCGTGCCGACTGCTACAGGCGGCTCGGTTCCACTTAGCCGTGTCGCCGATATCAGCTATGGCGCGGGCCCCACGTCCATCCAGCGCTTCAATCAGAGCCGCCGTGTCCTGATCGGAGCCGATCTGGCCAAGGGGATTGTGACCGGAACGGCGCAGCAACAGATCGACAATTTGCCGGTTATGAAGAATCTGCCGACCGGTGTCAGCACTGCACCAGTAGGGGATGCGGAATGGCAGCAGGAGCTGGCAGAAAACTTCATCATCGCGCTGGTGTCTGGCGTGTTTCTGGTGTTTGCCGTTCTGGTGCTGCTCTACAAACGCCTGATGTCGCCACTCGTGAATATGTGCTCGCTCGCGCTGGCACCGCTAGGTGGCATCTTCCTAGTCTGGGCCGTTGGCCAGCCACTTTCCATGCCTGTGATGATCGGGGTGTTGATGTTGCTCGGCATTGTGTCGAAAAACTCGATCCTGCTGATCGACTTTGCGATTGAGGAAATGGCGACGGGCACCGACAAATTCGCCGCCATTGTCGAGGCAGGACATAAGCGTGCGCAGCCTATCGTGATGACCACCGTCGCGATGACCGCCGGTATGGTTCCCACTGCCCTGTCGCTATCCGGCGATGGCGCCTGGCGCGCGCCTATGGGTACGGTGGTGATTGGCGGCCTGATCATGTCGACGCTGCTCACGCTGCTGATCGTTCCTGCTGGCTTCAGCCTCGCCGACGGGGTTGAGAAGCGCATGGGCCCATGGCTACGGCGCAAATTGCTGACCTATAATCCGGGTGATGCCAAGCCTGCCAGAACAGGGGATGACAGCAGCGGCTCACCGGGTATACAACCCGCCGAGTGACGTCAGTTAGCAATACCGGCTTCTCCGGGGGGCAAGTTCCGGCACAGGAGGATCGCGCGCGGCGAATGCGTATCGTCGCGACATCTTTGCTATTGCTGATGGCGCTGGTGTTTATCGGTGCCCTGCAACTGGAAGCGCAGCATCCGGCATGGGGCTATGTCGTCGCTTTTTCAGAGGCGGCCTTGGTCGGCGGTCTTGCCGACTGGTTTGCCGTTACTGCGCTGTTCCGTCATCCGCTCGGCCTGCCGATCCCGCACACCGCGATCATCCCCAATAACAAGGACCGCATCGCCACCACCATGGCCGGGTTTCTGCGCAGTAACTTTCTGATTCCCAAGGTGATGGCGCGGCGTATGCGCAATATGAATGTCGCGGCGGCGGCCGGGCGTTTTCTTATTCGTGAGCATGAGGGTGATGCTGTTGGCGAGAGCGCGATGCGGTTGGGGCTCTCCAGCCTGTTCGCCGATGTGATGGAGTCGCTGGACAATGACAAGCTCGGCGGCATCGTCAAAAGCGCTCTACGCCAGCAACTGACGACGCTGCAGATCGCGCCGCTGCTTGGTCAGATATTGAAAGCCTCGATCGCCGATGGCCGTCATCGCCCGCTGATCGACAGCTTCATCCTCTGGGGCGCCCGTACATTAGAGGCCAATGAGCATCTGATCCGCGATATGGTGCATGAAAAGGCCAACACGATCATGCGCTGGACCGGGCTGGATGACCGGCTCGCCAATGGTGTTGTCGATGGTCTCTATAAGCTGCTCACAGAGGTCGCCGATGATCCTGAGCACCCCTTACGCGAAAAGGTCGAAGAAGGCCTAGCGACGCTGGCCGATGACCTGATCAACGACCCGAAAATGCACCAGCGCGTTGCCGATATCAAAGCCGAGGTTATCTCCAATCCCGCTATGGGCCGCTGGATCGACGGCCTGTGGGAGCGCGGTCGCACCGCCCTGCTCACCGCCGCACGCGACCCTGATCGTTCGCTCTCTGGCCAGTTCAGCCAGAGCCTCGAACAGGTCGGCGACGCCCTGATGCAAGAAGGCGAGTTGCAGATACAGGTCAACCGCTTCGCCCGCCGCACCTTGGTCGGCGTCGCCACCCGTTATGGCGACCAGATTGTCCGCCTCATATCGGAAACCGTACGCGGCTGGGACACGCGCACCCTGACCGCGCGGGTAGAAGGGGCGGTAGGTCGCGATCTGCAGTTTATCCGCATCAACGGCACGCTGGTTGGCGGCCTGGTTGGCCTGACCATTCACGGGATATTGCAACTGGCAAAGTCTTTTTAGGCAAACCGACACAACGACTTGCACAGACAAATCAGGTGTATTAGTAATACAATACACCTGATTTGTGAAAGGGCCTCATCTTGCCTGCAGAAATACAGCCACTCGAAACACCACAGCAAAAAACCGGCCGATGGCATCTCGGCGCACTGGGTGACTTGCTCATCGTGATGGCGGTGCTGGTTGGAGTGAAGCAGTCGCTCTTGCCTTTCACCTATCTCTATGCCGGCCCCGCCTCGACAACCAGCGCGATGATCGTCGCCACCTATTTGCTATGGCGTCGCGGTTCAAGCTGGAAGGCGTTGGGTTTCAAATGGCCGGAAAGCTGGTGGAAAATCGCCGCTTTAACGCTTCTATCCATGGTCGCATTTGTTGCGGCCACCGGGTCCATGCAGTTTGTTGCCGACCACTTCTTTGAAAAAGTCGGCACAAGCGGTCGCTTTGATCATGTCGAAGGCAATTTATGGGCCTATATAGGGATCATGGCCTTGGTCTGGACGCATGGCTCATTCTTCGAGGAGCTGCTTTTCAGAGCCTTTATCATTGACCGATCAAGCAGCTTTTTGGGCGGTGGGCTAAGGGCGGACCTTATCGCCGTGCTGTTCTCTTCCGTCTTCTTTGGCTATCGGCACTATTATTATCAGGGCATTTATGGTGCGCTCGTTACCGGAGCAGCAGGCCTGGCATTCGCCCTGATCTATATCTGGGTTGGCCGCAAAAACATCCTGCCGCTGATCTTCGCCCATGGCGCTATTAACTCGCTGGCGCAGACATTGCGCTATTTGGGGAATTAGCCAGCAGGATCAGCACTGGGCTGCCTGGCCAGAAGAACTGCTAGGCAAAGCTGGCCTGGCCTTCCTGAATGCCCTCGGTCTCGCCAGACTGGGACGCTGGAGCAGTGGCACCATCCGCCTCTTTGGGTGACATGGAGTAGATAATGGCAAAAGTCATGCGCAGCACTCCAGCGGCGGTTACCCCGGTGCTTTGATGGCCGGTGGGGCCGGCTGCATAGATGATGATTGCCGTGACAAAACCCAGCAATGCAATCAGCAACTTCATTATTGCTTCTCCGCGAATTACGGAGAAACACCTATGTGCCTAACCAACTGGCCCTGTGACATGCCGCATAGGTCATGCCGTTTTAGGGTGGATTTACAGATTGTTACTCAAAATATCCCAGAGATACTGAGTTTTATATCAAGCAACACAGCGTGAAGAGCCAAAGGACTGTCTATCCGCGCTGGAGCAGCATCCGCGCCTGATTGGCGATCTGCGCCAGCATCGAGACGCTGGGCGGGACCGAGAGTTGGGCGCGTTTTACCAAGCGACGGAATTGGGTAATGCGATCAGCATTGGCCGCGATCCAGCCCTGTGCATGCGCAACCGGATCATCGGCCTCAGCAAGAAAATCGCGGCGCATCTGCTGAAAATCGCGGGCCATGCCGGAGACCAGCAACCGCTCCCATGGGTCGGTCGGACTCATCCGCGCTGCGGTCATCTGCACCCAGTCGAGTGCCAGGGCAGATCCAAGATCAGAAAAGGCGCGGGTGACGATATCGGGCGCGATTCCCGATTGCAGCGAAAGCTGGGCGAGGCCAACTGCACCATCCATCTTGAACAACCATGCAATCAGCGCTGCCATTTCTTTCGGCGCGCCGTCGCTGCATAGCGATTCTTCGAGCTCATGGTGCTG
The sequence above is drawn from the Parasphingorhabdus sp. SCSIO 66989 genome and encodes:
- a CDS encoding CPBP family intramembrane glutamic endopeptidase, with the protein product MPAEIQPLETPQQKTGRWHLGALGDLLIVMAVLVGVKQSLLPFTYLYAGPASTTSAMIVATYLLWRRGSSWKALGFKWPESWWKIAALTLLSMVAFVAATGSMQFVADHFFEKVGTSGRFDHVEGNLWAYIGIMALVWTHGSFFEELLFRAFIIDRSSSFLGGGLRADLIAVLFSSVFFGYRHYYYQGIYGALVTGAAGLAFALIYIWVGRKNILPLIFAHGAINSLAQTLRYLGN
- a CDS encoding efflux RND transporter periplasmic adaptor subunit; its protein translation is MKHETKISGERIETPVESPLHDVEQDELKGSSGRRNLIIAAIVAAAVIIGGIVYFSGTGAGETSVAAGADEGSSQAVTVVVPGSSTVERVINATGTFAARREMPIGVAGEGGQVIRVLVEPGTWVKQGQALAIIDKAVQNQQSRALAAEIGVAEADLQLAQNQLERAKQLVGRGFISQADVDQRTATRDQAIARLEVAKARLRERQAANARLNIVAPASGLVLERNVEPGQVVGAGSGVLFRMAAGGEMELRAQLSESDLAGLSNGVTAKVTPTGTSKSFEGQVWQVAPIISEQSRQGIARIALPYDPAIRPGGFGSVAIVSGATDSPVLPESAIQSDAKGAYVYIVSKDNKVERRDIETGGVNASGITVTSGLAGNEKVVLYAAGFLNPGETVNPQVRGNEQVASAGNGG
- a CDS encoding efflux RND transporter permease subunit; this translates as MNFRNISAWSIRNPVIPLVFFTMLLLAGMLSFARMDVVNNPDVEFPAVNVTITQPGAAPTEIENQITQRVESTVRSISGVRQITSTASESVSNTSVEFVVGTDPNDAVSEVKNAVDSIRGSLPDGIQEPFVSKIEIAGGFLGIFAVEADDMTIEQLSWFVDDTVSKRLLKINGMAEVDRFGGVDREIQVIVDPAKMQSLGVTASQINNVLRQVNLNAAGGRVEVGGAEQSVRVLGNSKDAYELSQTQISLLNGTTIKLSDVATVRDGFAERTSISKVKDKEVVNFSMSRAKGASDVSTYEEALEEIAKIEAENPGIKFIKLFNTVKYTQDQYESSIAAMVEGAILAVVVVFFFLRDWRATIISAVAIPLSAIPTFWFMDLLDFNLNQLSLLALGLVAGVLVDDAIVEIENIVRHMRMGKSAYQASIDAADEIGLAVVATSFCIVAVFLPVGLMPGISGQFFKNFGITVVVSVLMSLAVARMITPLMAAYFLKAKGHAEHGEGPLMDRYMGILRWTLDNSAAQRFKAAGDPDAGWFARLPRRIGARFLDHRMWMMGLGVLAFLLTLVLFAVTPQQFQPTTNSDNSQITISVVPGTTLQQKEQIVDSVAELMYEQPEVEMALKRVRSGSESSIFITLKKDREKTSIEWERNLAPVLAKIPDARVRFQSQSGGFGSGRDITVLLSGSDPDVLQKAAADLVEQMKGLDTLVAPRVEGDMRRPEIIIEPRTELAAELGITTAALSQTIRIATLGEIEQNIAQFSLSDRQIPIRVMLPQSSRQDLSTIENLPVPTATGGSVPLSRVADISYGAGPTSIQRFNQSRRVLIGADLAKGIVTGTAQQQIDNLPVMKNLPTGVSTAPVGDAEWQQELAENFIIALVSGVFLVFAVLVLLYKRLMSPLVNMCSLALAPLGGIFLVWAVGQPLSMPVMIGVLMLLGIVSKNSILLIDFAIEEMATGTDKFAAIVEAGHKRAQPIVMTTVAMTAGMVPTALSLSGDGAWRAPMGTVVIGGLIMSTLLTLLIVPAGFSLADGVEKRMGPWLRRKLLTYNPGDAKPARTGDDSSGSPGIQPAE
- a CDS encoding DUF445 domain-containing protein, whose translation is MRIVATSLLLLMALVFIGALQLEAQHPAWGYVVAFSEAALVGGLADWFAVTALFRHPLGLPIPHTAIIPNNKDRIATTMAGFLRSNFLIPKVMARRMRNMNVAAAAGRFLIREHEGDAVGESAMRLGLSSLFADVMESLDNDKLGGIVKSALRQQLTTLQIAPLLGQILKASIADGRHRPLIDSFILWGARTLEANEHLIRDMVHEKANTIMRWTGLDDRLANGVVDGLYKLLTEVADDPEHPLREKVEEGLATLADDLINDPKMHQRVADIKAEVISNPAMGRWIDGLWERGRTALLTAARDPDRSLSGQFSQSLEQVGDALMQEGELQIQVNRFARRTLVGVATRYGDQIVRLISETVRGWDTRTLTARVEGAVGRDLQFIRINGTLVGGLVGLTIHGILQLAKSF